Genomic window (Muntiacus reevesi chromosome X, mMunRee1.1, whole genome shotgun sequence):
AGTGAGTTGTCGGCCACCAAAGTGAGTTTGTAAAGTATGACCAACCCATTTAAAactagtcttttttaaaaatgactttgctCAGCTTAGTGATTATCAACTCTGGCTGTGTATTAAAAATTCACCTGGTTAACTATTTCGATTGAGTCCTACCCAGACCCCAGCTGCAGAGAGTGTGATTTAATTGTTCTAGGCAAGTTTTTTAAGTTTGCCAGGTGATTCTAAACGTACAACCAGGATTTGTTAACCCTAAGCTTAGGTCACAttgctttattttctgccatcttTGTTGATATAATGAGGAAAATCTTGACGATAAATTAATTACAGAAATATTATATTGTGAGTAGAGTTAGTATTGTCTGCTGATAAAAAGAACACTTGGTCTCTTGTTAGTTCACAGATAAAGTGGAAAcatagaaaaagcatttaacGTACTACCTTGTAAACATTTCTGTATTTCACAGGCTTGTTTCTGGCACGGATCCTTCTGCGGCATATCcagaaaactaaaataagaaaaattatgtttattttgttttttatacatAAAGACTTTAAACCCCCTCTAGATGGAATTTTCTTCTGAGACAAGCAGTATGCACTTACAATTGCTGGAAAACAATTACACTAAAACATTCTTCCCGTTCACAGGATGAATATGCTGTATTTGTATAATATTGCATTTGGCTTGGAAAATATAAATAGCTTGAAAAAAACCCTTGAATTCAACTCATCTTGACCACTGTAAACCAACATTGGGCTAGAGGAGCCAGAGCTGCAACCTGATGGCTCTATGACTTACAGAACCACCTTTATAAACGATTTAACTACTTGAGCCTTTTTCCTAATTATTGatgtgtaaaatagggataataccTACCTGAAAGCACTGATGGAAGGATTATATGTCATAAAGGTGATAAACTGcatagaacagtgcctggaaggCAGTAAGGACTGAACACATGATAGCTATTATTCCCGAGATTTTTTAACAAGTAAAACCTTACTTTTAATGTACATAAAGTGCTATGAGTATTTTAACTCAGGGAATGTCTTTATCGGGTAGTGAATCAGCAATATTTGGTGCTATTACTACTTCCTGAGAAAGGTGCTAGGTAAGCagttaaaatttttcttggaGTTCTTACAGAAACCAACTTCAGATATTTGAAACCAGAGAATAAACTTAAGTGCCCATGACTCTGATCAGCAACTTCTAATAATGTGAAGACAccatttcagaaaggaaaaaggcCCAGGAGCCTTGGTAGCTATTTCATGAATGCAAAtaatctcctttctctctttttttcccctcagagccCCCTAACTTCTCAGTAGATCTGAGTTAGGTCAGTACTGGGATGGGAACTGGCGCAAAACCTAGGATATTTACAGgatgggagaaggaaaggcaggTGAATTGCTGCAGGGCAAATAAGCGACAAAGAGATGCTGATGCTGCTAGCAGTTGCTCTCTTCTCTCTAAATCAGTACCAAGTCCTTGGTGATCGGGGCATCTGTTCTGTAGCAGGTGCTGACTTTTGTGGGATTCATCAGATCCCAGGTCCAGCAGATGATGTCCGTTAACGGGTCTATGGCAATTTCCAAAGGAGTCAATGGCAAGTTACGTATCCTAACTACGTGCTTGTGTTGGCTTGCTTTCTGCCTGCATAACCCTTCCTCTGCAGTTCCACTTTCTGTGTTCTTCATGGCCCTTTCTAAACTTCTGTGTTCTTGAGCAGTTTTTCACCCcgtgccccaccccacccccaggcccacaGGTGGGTGCACTGCAGTGGTGAATGTCGTGATTGTCATTTACTGAACAGAACAGTGGAGCATCTCTTCCTAGAATCCCAGCACCTGGGGGGGTGGAAAAGAAAAGATCATTAGCATCACCACGATCAGAGCGaaaaagcagcagcagggtagggacgggggagagagagaaaatacataCCCGGTTAATCATCAGGCAAAAGCTTAAGCAACAGCTCCTGTACGCCCCTGACctgccagaaaaagaaaagtttatagAGTACTCTGTCATAAGAGGCCCAGGACAATGAAAAAAAACATGATTAAGCAACAGGCCTACCATTAAATGATGCTGGATTTGCCACAAGCGAGAGTTGTTGTCCATGTAGCGCTCCTCGGGGTAGAGTTGCCACATGAGAGGTAGCTGGGAGGTGAGAAGGTGGCTTGGCCTGGCTGCATCACCTAAAGGAACCTGAACTTGCTGAACTCGGGCCCTTAGGAAGCTCGTCTCCTGGTGGAGAGAAGCGATCACACAGAAAACCAGAGACTTCAGGATGGTGCGATGGATGTGCTTGAAAGCAAAAAATCGATCAAGAAATCCGCAAAGGAGAAACAATTACCTCTTCCAGGACGGCCACCCACGTGCGCTGGTACTCGTCGCGGTAGACACCCTCTTGGTGAACCCAGAGGCGATCGGGTGGGGCCCCCACATCCTGTCCTGCCATCCTGGGCTTTGGGGTCCAATGCTAGCCCTGCTTTTCTCCAGCTAAGCCTGCAGCACCCGTGCACAGGACACAGGTGTGACTTTGGGGCTTGGACTGAACACACCCATGAGCCAGGGGACCTGGTACTAGCAACCACCAACTAGAAGCTAACCTCTTTGACGCCTACTCGCACTGTCTACACTGAACCCGGGGCATCTGAAGCTCATGGCTGGTTTGAAACTTGGGGCGGAACCTCGGGTGAGGCTGCTGACGGCGAAGCACTCGAGAACTTGGGGAGGGAACGGGTTCTGGGGACACGTAGGAACAGCGCTAATGGGAAGCCAGGGGTTGGGGGCTGGTCTCGCAGTCTTTGCATTCCGCAAGCAGCATCGGACAAAATGTAGTGAGCCAAGGAGTATGCACAGCAGTGCACAGGACACACTTATTGGGGCAGGAAAGCAGTAGAACAGATGCATGCATGCCATCCGTCCCCAAGTAAAAGCCCTTTCCAAGCAGTTTCCATCTTAAAAGGTAAGACTGTGCAGGTCAAATCATGTAATCATGTATGTGGCTTTCTAAATGgcaatcagaattttattttaaagggcaAACGACCTATTTACCAGTTTTCTTAGAAAGCTTACTTATAGGGGCTAGGCATTTCCAGAAGGCAGTTTTCTTTTtagggaaaatatataaataaggtCACAACATGGAATGTTTCAGTTCCAAGAGACTCTGGGATCACGATGGTTCAGAGTTGAGAGACGGCAAATGAGAGTTACCCATCTCGATTCATTTTTATGCTTCAGATGTCACAGGAGCCCATTCTCCCACAGATGGATGGCTTTACATTCTGTTTTCCCAAGTCAGAAGAGCAGAAAAGCCCACCTGCTCTTTGAGAGGTGTAAGCGAAGCACACTTTCGGGGCCAACTCTTACATAACACAAACTCAGCTCTACCATGAGGATCCTCTTCCCACTTCTGGATCGGATTTCAGGGTCTCACAATAACTTGACCTGCATTTTGCAGGAATGAACCTTTGGGGGCCAGGTTACAGCATCACAGGGTGGCTTCCCTGGACCTCTACATTGGGCAGGGTGCAGACATGCCATTGGGGAATCCACTCCAAAAAAAACAGAGGCCTTCTATTCCCACTGGGTGACCATTAGGTAGGAGAGGGGCTGCAATACGGCTTGGGAGGTTGCTAAACCCTCAAAATGAGATTGTCAAGAGCAAACAAGAAGCCAGAATGCAGGGTGAAGTCCGAGAGGAGAACTGAGATGAACCCAGCCTTCTTTGCCAGAACAAGCTGAgtcttatttgttgttgtttttccttaaCATTAGTTAAGGAAATTTTTAGTTTACCTTCCTTGTTAGTTTACCTTCACTGAAAGGTACATGGAAATATGTTTGAGAGAGGGAGGAAATGGTTTGATTGGCATGAATGATTTATGAGCATCACAGTTGCTTTGCCCATTGTACCCTGAGTGGACCTGACTCTGAGCTTATCATACCTTTTGTCTTatgagtaagtaagtaagtaagtgttagttgctcagtcgtgcccgactctgcgaccccatggactgcaggccatcaggctccactgtccatgagattttccaggcaaggatactggagtgggtcatcatgcctttctccaggggatcttcccaacccagggatcgaacttgggtctcctgcattgcagacagattctttaccgactgagctacaaggaaagcccttTGTCTTACACGGCTCTCTTATTTCAAACTCATCAAAGGCAGAATGCCTTCTCCTTAACCAAATCCTGATTTCTCTCGGTGGCAACATAGCCTCTCCTGATCCTGCAGACTCAAAACTTATGACTTTTCCTgtacttcctcctcttcttcagtGGGTACATCCCACCTGTCACCAATGACAACCAGCGCCACTATCACTATTATTTGAGACCAACTTCCCCCAGATAGCAGGTTCATTGTGTCTAGTGCTGTATCCTTGTTCTCcctgtccagttcagttcagttgctcagtcatgtccgactctttgcgaccccatggacggcagcacagcaggcctccctgtccatcaccaactgccggagtctacccaaactcatgtccattgagtcggtgatgccatccaaccatttcattctctgtcatccacttctcctcctgccctcaaactttcccagtatcagggtcttttccaatgagtcagctcttcgtttcaggtggccaaagtactggagtttcagcttcaacatcagtccttccaatggacatccaggactgatctccgttagaatggactggttggatctccttgcagtctccctGTCCACTCACGTATAATATGCCTTCTCAGTCCTCTCTGCCTGTCTCAGTGCTGTGACCACAGAGGGtatatgtctgactccttgatgAAAACATCTTGCCTCTGATGACTACTGAACATTTATGTTTAAAAGTCACATTTTGGCCACTAATTATAAATTGCTTTGCATTTTGCTCTGCTTATTTCACAAgtcctgtccccaccccaccccaatatAGTATTATAAGCACCTAGACTGAAGGAATAACATAGTACTGGGCAGTATTGGGGCACTGTGAGCCTCAAATACTAGTCAGTGTTCCTGGGCATGGATGGACATGGTATGCTGAGTAGACAGACAAAAGGCCATATTAACATGGGTAAAGAGTGGTTCATTCTTTGGGTAGATTAGATAGCTGTTTGTTATTTTGTTCAAagcctttttttccatttagcagACACAACTATTGTGCCTCTcttccctgccccccgccccataGCTTTGGAAAGGAGcgatccaagaaaagaaaaacagtaattagtgtgaggctgccagggttaataccatgacaggcagcctagagctaagttttagcttcccccgaaatggtaagattccctacccccatcaggtaacctggagccagccaatcaatatgcgcccagtaagaaacaaagggagagctgaaaagcccgcaaaactctgtaccaatagaattgctttgcaaacatgtaaccaatccgcttaagccagctactaattgcttatgcatatcttacaaatttgctaacagcttgggctcagggctttttctgaccctgcaccactgtgatggggggggggggggcagaaggccctggcttgagtcagtaataaacttcccttttttttgtgagttgcattgtcttggaagccttttctcttcccgcttggggattcggacatcaggcataacatttgggggctcgtccgggatcccttgaccagGAAAAGAGAACTAGGAATGTCAAAAACAGAGTCAAGTCTGAATTTTGAATACAGAAGAAATTGGTGTGTTCCCCCCGCCCGCCTTTAAAGTAGAAACCCAGCATTGAGGGTTTTAGGGCCATCTCAACTTCACAGGTAGGCCCTGGCAACAACTAACAGATTGTCACACTGACATTTACATGTTTTGAAGGAAAAGCAAACGTTTACTGGTTACCCTGGCTTTGAAAGGAAATACAGCCAGCAGAATAGAGGGCCAACCAATTGGATGGGCTAAGTTAGGAAAAATCAC
Coding sequences:
- the MTCP1 gene encoding protein p13 MTCP-1; the protein is MAGQDVGAPPDRLWVHQEGVYRDEYQRTWVAVLEEETSFLRARVQQVQVPLGDAARPSHLLTSQLPLMWQLYPEERYMDNNSRLWQIQHHLMVRGVQELLLKLLPDD